In Microbulbifer pacificus, the genomic stretch TTCCAGGCTGCCTCACCCCGACCGAAGCCTTCAGCGCACTAAAGGCCGGTGCCCGGGTGTTGAAAATGTTCCCGGTGGCGGACTTCCCGGCCCAGTACCTGGAATCCCTGGGTGCGGTGGTCCCGAAAGATATCCTCACCCTGGCGGTGGGCGGCATCACCGATGCCAATATGGAAGAGTACTGGAAAGCCGGTGCCCGCGGATTCGGCCTCGGCTCCAATATTTACGCCGCCGGCGACAATGCCAGCCAGATCGCGGACAAAGCGCGGATCATGGTGGACGCGGCCAACCGCGCTAAAGCACTGGGCACCTGAACGATTCCTCTCTTACACCGGAGACTCTCCCTGTGATGGAATCCGGTGCACCTTGTCAGTTGCGATTGACTCTTCGTGACCTTTGTTCGTGCCGCAACACGAACATTTCTCTCGCTTCAACGCCCCTTTTCAGGGGCGTTTTTTTAACTCTTGTATTTATTTACTCACCGCCCCGATCAGAGACCAAGCGACACACTGATACGCGCTGCAGATTCCCGCACTGCCCGCACCAGTTCTTCCCGCTCCAGCTTTTTACCTACTACCGACGTCAGGCTGGATACCGCCAGTGCGGCAATGGTCGCCCCATCCGGCTGCCCCACCAATGCAGCGCAATCGGTCACGCCATCGGTCAATTCACTCGTACGCAGCTCAAACCCCTGATCGCGCACCGACAGCAAAGACCGCTCCACCTCCGCAGCGCCATCCATATCGGGCCCTCTTTTCTGGAGCTCTTTGCCGACAAGGCCCGCGCGGTGCCCGGCCTCGCAGTTAGCCAGCAGCACGCGTCCGGAAACGGTCTGCAGCAACGGGAAAAGCGTACCCTCATTGAACGACAGGGAAACCGGCCCGGGGCTCTGTACCTGCAACACCACCATCAGCTGCCCCTGGTGGATCACACTCAGGTGACAGGATTGGCCGAGACGCGCCGCCAGCGCCTCCATCTCCGGCTGCGCCGCAAAGCGCAATTGCGATACTGGCGACAGGGTACGGGTCAGCTCCAGCAGCTTGAGAGACACCCTGTATTTGCCAGACACCTCATCCCGCAGCAGATAACCCCGAGACTCCAGGCCAACCAGCACCCGGAAGATCTCACTATTGGTGCGCCCGATACCTTGGGCAATATCCGACTGGGACAGCGGCAGCGATTCCGCGGCGAGAAATTCCAGTATCTCCAGCGCCTTGTCCAGCGCGGGCACCGCGTATTTATTCGCACCATTGCCATTCTTCTGGCTGCCGGCCTTTTCGCTCACTTTCTCGGGCACCGCTTCCCCCTGACCCATCCATTTTATCGGTTTGTGATGCCTGCGCATTTAAGCACAGGTTGACACCACCAAAAAACGATTTTTATACTTGAACAACAATTTCAAATATAAAAATTCAATCCTGATGAGCCGCCAACCTGCGGGTGCCCCCAATCACGGACCAGCACCCGCGCCTCGCACAGCGAGACACTCTAGAGAGAATCGAGAGAAAACTATGAGCAGCTCCGACTTCGACCAACAGAAGCAAGGCACCCCGAAGCAGCAGACGGCGGAACCCATCGTCCTGCGCGGCATGACCTGGAACCACACCCGTGGCTTTACCCCCATGGTGGCGGCGGCCCAGCGCTTTGAAGAACTGAACCCCAATGTCACTATCCAGTGGGACAAGCGTTCACTGCAGGCCTTTGCCGATCACCCCATCGACGACCTCGCCAGCCGCTACGACCTGCTGGTGATCGACCATCCCTGGACCGGTTTTGCCGCACGGGAAAAGGTCATCCTGCCCCTGGACGAACACCTGCCCGCCGCCTTCCTCAAGGACCAGGCAGACAACGCCGTAGGGCACTCCCACACTTCCTATCACTACGATGGACAACAGTGGGCTTTGGCACTGGACGCGGCCACCCCCGTAGCGTCATTGCGCGCGGACCTGCTGCAAGAAAATGGGTTGGAAGAACCCCAAACCTGGGAAGACCTGATGGCACTGGCGGAAAAAGGTCTGGTGGCGGTGCCCAGTATTCCCCAGGACACCCTGATGAACTTCTACATGTTGTGCTCCGCCATGGGAGAAGATCCCTGTGTGGGCGAAGAAGAAGTGGTGAGCAAAGCGGTAGGGATCGAAGCATTGGGCATGCTGAAGGCGCTGTCCGACAACCTGGATCGCCGCTGTTTCGACTGGAACCCGATCAAGGTGTACGAGGCCATGACCCGCAGCGACGACTTTGCCTACTGCCCCTTCGCTTACGGGTATGCCAATTACGCGCAACCCGGCTATGCCCGCAAACTGCTGGAATTCCGCGATACCGTGACTGCGGGCCCCAAAGGCGAACACCTGAAAACCACCCTGGGCGGCACCGGCCTCGCCATCTCCGCGCACACCAAGCACGCGGAAGTGGCCGCACAATTTGTGGAGTTTGCCGGTAACCCGGAACTGCAGGCCTCTTTCTATATCCAGTACGGTGGACAGCCGGGGCACCGCAAAGCCTGGACCAGTGAGTCAGCCAATCATCTGACCAACAACTACTTCACCAACACCCTGCCCACGCTGGACCGCGCCTTCCTGCGTCCACGCTACCATGGGCATATGTTTTTCCAGGACAACTCCGGCGCGCCCATTCGCAACTACCTGATGCACGGTGGCGACGCCAATACGCTACTGACACATCTCAATGAGCTGTACGTAAAGTCCCGCCAAAACTGACAACCACTGAAACCTATGATGCAACCGTTAAAAGGCATAACCGTTCTCGAATTCAGCCAGTACCTGGCAGGCCCCTACGCGGGCCTGCGTCTGGCGGATCTGGGTGCACGCGTGATAAAGGTCGAGCGCCCCGGCAGCGGTGACGCCTGCCGCAGTCTCGCCACCAAAGACCTGTGGGTGGATGGCGACAGCCTGCTGTTCCATACCATCAACCGCAATAAAGAGTCTTTTTGTGCGGACCTGAAAAACCCGCACGACCTGAATGCGGTACGCCAATTAATCGCGCAGGCGGATGTGATGACTCACAACTTCCGCCCCGGTGTGATGGAAAAAATTGGCCTCGACTACACCAGTGTCAAAGCCCTCAATTCGCAGATTATTTACGGAGAAGTCTCCGGTTACGGCAACGAAGGGCCCTGGGTGCACAAACCCGGTCAGGACTTGCTGGCACAGGCGGTTTCCGGCGTGGGCTGGCTCTCGGGCAATCGCAGTGACGGGCCCGTACCTCTGGGGCTCGCCATCGCGGATATGCTGTGCGGAACACATCTCGCCCAGGGAATTCTCGCCGCCCTGGTGCGCCGGAAAAAACACGGCATCGGCGCAAAAGTGCAGGCGAGCCTGCTGGAGTCCATGGTGGATTTTCAGTTCGAAGGGCTGACGACCTATTTGAACAACGGCCGCCAATTGCCTAGCCGCAGCGAGATTGCCAATGCCCACGCATTTCTCGGCGCGCCCTACGGTATCTATCAAACCAGCGACCACTGGATTGCCATTTCCATGGGGCCGCTCGGGCCACTGGCGGAAGCACTGCAGTGCCCGGCACTGAATAAAAGTGACAGTGAAGCCTTCAGCCAGCGGGATGCGATAAAAGCCGTACTGGCAGAACACCTGTGCACCCAAACCACCGATCACTGGATGACACGCCTGAATGCCGCCGGTATCTGGGCGTCGGAAGTGGTGGATTACGACCAGCTGCTCCACCACCCCGCCTTCAAGGCCGTGGCCATGGAGCTGCAGGTTTCCCGCCCCGCCTCCTCGGCTGACCACAGCTCGCCTGAGAAAAGTGCGGTCACCGTAAACACCACCCGTTGCCCGCTGCGGATCAACGGCCAGCGTTTTACCAGCACTAAAGCCGCCCCACGCCTGGGTGAAGATACCGATCATATTCGCAACAGCTTGCTAGAAAGTGCAAATCAACGGGAGGCCGCACAATGAGCCAGTTCCAAAAACCGCTCGCCGGTATGCTGGTACTCGACTTCTCCCAGTTTCTGTCCGGTCCATCTGCGGCTTTACGCCTGGCCGACCTGGGTGCACGGGTTATCAAAATCGAGCGCCCGGAGCGCGGCGAAGACGGCCGTAACCTGTACCTTTCCGACTGCGTGCTGGAGGGGGAATCCACCCTGTTCCACGCCATCAACCGCGACAAGGAAAGTTACTGCGTCGACCTGAAAGATCCGGCCCAACGTGACGAGCTCAACACGCTCATCCGCAAAGCGGATATCCTGATCGCCAATTTCCGTCCCGGCGTCATGCAGCGACTGGAACTCGACTACGACCATGTAAAAGCCATCAACCCGCGCATTATTTACGGTGAAATTACCGGCTACGGCGACACCGGCCCCTGGGCTGAACGCCCCGGGCAGGACCTGCTGCTGCAGGCACTCTCCGGCCTCAGCTGGCTTTCCGGCAGCCGCGACGATGGCCCGGTAGCCATGGGTGTACCGGTTGCAGATATTTTTACCGGCGCACAGCTGGTGCAGGGCATTCTCGCCGCCGCTTTCGCTCGAGAATTTACCGGTGAAGGCAGCCTGGTGCAGATCAGTATGCTCGAAGCCATGCTGGATTTTCAGTTCGAGCCGCTCACCATTGCCCTGCAGGATCCACAACAGACCATCGATCGCGCCGCCGTCAACGGCGCCCACGCACTGGTGGCCGGCGCCTACGGTTTTTACCAGACCAATGATGGATATATCGCACTGTCCATGGGCCGCGTAGAAGACCTTGCACGACTGCTCGACTGCCCCGCGCTATTACCCTATTGCGACCCCGCGCTCGCCTTTACCGAGCGCGATGCCATCAAGCAGATTCTTGCCGATCACCTGCCATCGCAAACCACCGCACACTGGCTCTCCCTGCTGGAGCCGGCGGATATCTGGTGTGCCGAGGTACTCGACTGGAACCAACTGCTGGCACACGACGGTTTCAAAACCCTCGACATGCTGCAATCCCTGCCTATGTCCGGTGGCAGCCAGTTGACCACTAGCCGCTGCCCCATTCGCATTGACGAACAGTGCCTGTGGGGGCGCAATCCAGCGCCGAAACTGGGACAACACCAGGGCGCCATTAATAACGAAATCAAAAATGAGAGATGAGAAGTGGAAAATGAGAGGAATCGGTCATGAATGAGCGCCATTCGCAATCGAATGTTTCGCTATCGAAGTCTACCCCCGGGGTGGCCCATATTACTTTGCAGCTAGCGCCAGCGAATGCCTATCACGAGTCATTCCTGCGGGAAATCGGCATTGTCATTCGCACTCTGGAACAGGACGACAGCGTACGCGCGGTGGTGATCAACAGCGCGCTACCGAAATTCTTCTGTGCCGGTGCCGATATCAAAGTGTTTGAAAGCAACAGTGTGCAGCAAAACCTCGCCCTGGTCGCCGCTGCACGGGAGAACGCCAAGGCCATTGAGAACAGCAGCAAGATTTATATTGCCGAAGTCGCCGGCCACTGCCTCGGTGGCGGCCTGGAAATTGCCATGGCCTGCGATTTTATTTTCGCGGCAGAAGGCAACTACCGCTTCGGCCTGCCGGA encodes the following:
- a CDS encoding IclR family transcriptional regulator, with product MPEKVSEKAGSQKNGNGANKYAVPALDKALEILEFLAAESLPLSQSDIAQGIGRTNSEIFRVLVGLESRGYLLRDEVSGKYRVSLKLLELTRTLSPVSQLRFAAQPEMEALAARLGQSCHLSVIHQGQLMVVLQVQSPGPVSLSFNEGTLFPLLQTVSGRVLLANCEAGHRAGLVGKELQKRGPDMDGAAEVERSLLSVRDQGFELRTSELTDGVTDCAALVGQPDGATIAALAVSSLTSVVGKKLEREELVRAVRESAARISVSLGL
- a CDS encoding ABC transporter substrate-binding protein, which gives rise to MSSSDFDQQKQGTPKQQTAEPIVLRGMTWNHTRGFTPMVAAAQRFEELNPNVTIQWDKRSLQAFADHPIDDLASRYDLLVIDHPWTGFAAREKVILPLDEHLPAAFLKDQADNAVGHSHTSYHYDGQQWALALDAATPVASLRADLLQENGLEEPQTWEDLMALAEKGLVAVPSIPQDTLMNFYMLCSAMGEDPCVGEEEVVSKAVGIEALGMLKALSDNLDRRCFDWNPIKVYEAMTRSDDFAYCPFAYGYANYAQPGYARKLLEFRDTVTAGPKGEHLKTTLGGTGLAISAHTKHAEVAAQFVEFAGNPELQASFYIQYGGQPGHRKAWTSESANHLTNNYFTNTLPTLDRAFLRPRYHGHMFFQDNSGAPIRNYLMHGGDANTLLTHLNELYVKSRQN
- a CDS encoding CaiB/BaiF CoA transferase family protein; protein product: MQPLKGITVLEFSQYLAGPYAGLRLADLGARVIKVERPGSGDACRSLATKDLWVDGDSLLFHTINRNKESFCADLKNPHDLNAVRQLIAQADVMTHNFRPGVMEKIGLDYTSVKALNSQIIYGEVSGYGNEGPWVHKPGQDLLAQAVSGVGWLSGNRSDGPVPLGLAIADMLCGTHLAQGILAALVRRKKHGIGAKVQASLLESMVDFQFEGLTTYLNNGRQLPSRSEIANAHAFLGAPYGIYQTSDHWIAISMGPLGPLAEALQCPALNKSDSEAFSQRDAIKAVLAEHLCTQTTDHWMTRLNAAGIWASEVVDYDQLLHHPAFKAVAMELQVSRPASSADHSSPEKSAVTVNTTRCPLRINGQRFTSTKAAPRLGEDTDHIRNSLLESANQREAAQ
- a CDS encoding CaiB/BaiF CoA transferase family protein, translated to MSQFQKPLAGMLVLDFSQFLSGPSAALRLADLGARVIKIERPERGEDGRNLYLSDCVLEGESTLFHAINRDKESYCVDLKDPAQRDELNTLIRKADILIANFRPGVMQRLELDYDHVKAINPRIIYGEITGYGDTGPWAERPGQDLLLQALSGLSWLSGSRDDGPVAMGVPVADIFTGAQLVQGILAAAFAREFTGEGSLVQISMLEAMLDFQFEPLTIALQDPQQTIDRAAVNGAHALVAGAYGFYQTNDGYIALSMGRVEDLARLLDCPALLPYCDPALAFTERDAIKQILADHLPSQTTAHWLSLLEPADIWCAEVLDWNQLLAHDGFKTLDMLQSLPMSGGSQLTTSRCPIRIDEQCLWGRNPAPKLGQHQGAINNEIKNER
- a CDS encoding enoyl-CoA hydratase/isomerase family protein, encoding MNERHSQSNVSLSKSTPGVAHITLQLAPANAYHESFLREIGIVIRTLEQDDSVRAVVINSALPKFFCAGADIKVFESNSVQQNLALVAAARENAKAIENSSKIYIAEVAGHCLGGGLEIAMACDFIFAAEGNYRFGLPEIKLGLIPGNGGTQRLVRRIGRRAAMEVLLTGDTFGLAQAQELGLLDGVYSAESLAAGTTEFAEEIARGPGRAIAATKRALREGSSLPLDRGLALEAELADSLYETADAVEGLKAFVEKRAPVFNQ